The nucleotide sequence cgcaggtcaattctgtgtccagggcggctgtctaccagctccatctggtacgcaggccgagaccctccctgcccatgaactgtcttgccagagtggtgcatgctctggttatctcccgcttggactactgcaatgtgctctatgtggccTATGTGGCTctaacctttgaaggtgacctggaaactacaacgaATCCAGAATGCCTCAATAGGTCAAAAACCATTTGCTAACTGGAAGTCTCATATGGAGGTGCCTCTTCCAACTTTTCCACGGAAATGTCAGTAGTGCAGATATGAACAATGTCGTAAATGCTGTTGCACGGAAGGCGACAGGTGTAGAAAATGGGagagacttccggggtggcgccatcggcaatggcggtctccctctgaactggagggaccagctctgcgcgaaacgggtcgtttccgctacggcgaagcagggaccctttaaaaaatcgcAGGGCTGCAACTTTGTGCCTGGAGAGAAGCTGCAAAATCCTGAAACATTCCAGCCGCTTCGTTCAGAACTAGAGTCACCAATTTTACATTGAAAACCTCACCCCCAGGTACAAATACCCAGTTAATGACATCCCTTCACACTGCGAATGGGAGATGATGGAAATCAACCCCTAAAACAAGATTGAGTGGGTGACAAAAGTAGACTGCTCAACTTAATCTATCCAAAGCCTACTGGAAGCTTCAAGGAAGCATATAGAGTAGGGAGACCAGTTATAAAGTCAAGAAGTTTTGCTGTGTAGGCCAGGGGTTCTAAAAATGGGTGGCTTTACCTAGGTGGGCTCTAAGAGGAAAGCAGGAGGCAGGGGTGCGCTGGAGGTCTCTGTGACTCCTGGATTTTGAAAAGCTGCCATCACTGGATCAAGTCTGTCCATTTGGctgaattaaactaaatagttttaactgaattttgaataaatgtgcaattcgtTGTTActgtagggggcactggggatgagtttatggaaccaaaggAGCAGCTGCCCAAAGTTTGGAAACCACAGATGTAAGCAGTacgattatttttttatatatttcttttgTATGAAGTGTCAGCGCATAGCTTATTTGCGCATTTATCAATGAAAGCAGTCCCAGTAGCTGCATTTCCCAGCCAAGCAGGGGATTTTGGTGCAACGCTGGGACTACCGGGAGGTCCTGTTTTTTGCCAGATGCAGGAGTGCCAGCTGCCATCTCCTGTTCTTGTCCTGCACGGGGGATTCTGGGGCAGATCTGTAAAAGTGACTAAACCGGAGAGGGCCGGGGGAAGAGATTGTCAGGGAGGCAAGCCGAGCAAGATGCCgggaaccaggaggaggaggagggcagaagaTGCTAGCATGGCCTTGATGGAGCCTCACAAGCCAGTGATGGTGCTGGCCTTGCGGTCCCTGTCCCTTCAGTAGACCTGCTGCTCCTGTCCATCAAGCCCCAAGAGCTTCAACAGCAGGAGGAAGGGGAACGACCCACCAGCTGCAAGGCAGAGAGAACAAAGAGTCAGTACACTGTAGTGGTTAGTCTTGGACGGGGGCCTGAGAGGACAGGGTTCAAATatccgctcagccatgaagctcactgggtgaccttgagccaggctAACCTActccacagggttgttgcgaagaTAAAACGGGGAGGAAGAGATCTGCGCAGTGCCACTCTGAGGAAAGGCGAGCGATCCAGCCATCTCCCCGCAAAGCCCAGATTCTGGTGGCTCTGTGGATTGGATTCAGCTTCTGGGACGAAGGGGCTCCATGGATGAATTGCGACCAGGTCTTGCCATCAATAAGGGGAGTGCTTGGGCGCAGAGAAGACACTGCAAAGCACCACCCTCAGAAcaaactgctggggggggggcctggAGGGCGCAAGGTTGGAGAAGGGCTGCTTCACCTGGATTGTGGGAAGAAGCTGCACCCTTCCAAGGCATGGCTGGGCAGTGAGAGGTGGAGAGATGCCCCTGGCAAAATGGGAGGCCAAAAGGGGTTCCACGCTCCCAGCcaggagggatggagggggggcatTCTGCTGTTACAGGAAATACTCTGAAACATACAAAACCCACATCACATTTGTCAACATGAATAGAAATAGACGAGCTAGAAATATTTCAGTTTATTTAACTTGTTAAGTAGAATATGAATTTTTAGCTAGTAGTACCAGAGAGtggactgttttgttttttaactgcttGGTGCTTAATGAACACAGCTTTTACAAAGGATCTCAAAGAGACTCATACAGGAGGGCCAGGCCCAGGAAGCAAATAAAAAAGCGcacatttttaaacaaaggttataCAAAAAAGGATTTCGATGCAGACTCCACAttcccttttttctctctcttggtaACGTTAGAAAGTGCAGCTCTGAAAAGGTAGCCAGCCATTTTCTATTTACAACACTAATCAGTAACACCATTACGCAAGGAACAAAAAACGGCACTGGTTTTTTTGTCCCCTCAAGTCACCCAGTTATTTTGCCTTTGCTTCAACAGCCACTCAGCTGGGAGAGGTTAACAAGCACGGGAAGAGACAGACTGCTCAACACAGgagagaaagcgagagagagagaatgagaaaggaCAGTTCCTGCGCAGGTGACACCAGAGCAAGGCAAGAGTGCCAAACacttttcgtgtgtgtgtgtggttttaattaaaaattaaaatcagcatCACCAGAGGAAGTTTCCTAAAAACAAGGGCAACAAGTTCATCCTCAAGCCAACCTCCGGAGCACACCTgggttggggggagaggggggccgCGGGAGAGACTGTGCTGCAAGAGCCCCCTCCTGCGGTGGGTTTGCAGGCAGGcttggcggtggggagaaggcaGTCCCAGTAAGGCACCCCGCTTAGCACGCACCTCAAGAGAAACCAGCTCTCGTCCCGACCCCGGCTCTGCCCGAAGCAAAGGACCCCCCCCCTCCATGCTCTCAAGGCGGGCGCCCCGTCGACATCTCTGCAGCAGAGCCGGAGCGAGAGGCAAGGCAGCAAACTGGAAATGCAAGCCCTGCCCCCAAGGGGAACCCAAAAACAGAGCCTGTGCCCGTTTGCTTGTGCAAAAGGGGAAAAAGGAAGAGAGGAGGTGCTGCGTTTGTTCACCGTCCTTCCGCATCCGTTGAAAGAATTTACAATTGCCCAGGGTTGTAAACAAGGGATGTTTTTTATTGTGAAGAACTCAAACACAGAAGGAGAGCATCTTAGGGGTGCGACCATTCGACTCACCtgccctctttcccccacccccacccgtctTAAATATGTACTAGGCTACCGAGTCACCTGCCTGGAGCAGCAAAGAGAACCAATTCTGTGTCGAGGGCTGTGGATTCGTGAACCGCCTGGCAGAGTCATACATAAAGATCAACAACAGccacatcatcatcaccatcctcCATAGGAAACTAGTGCATGCAATTAATTCTTCCATTATTACCACAAACCCCAATAACTACGTAGGAGGGAGGGGGGGGATAGTAGCGGGCCTGACGTTTGCTAGACAAAGGTTAGTAGATACTTCACGTTTTACCTCAGAAAGCTAGAATCCGTGATCAGTGCTTCGAATTAAATTTGGCAAACGTACTGTGTTGCCGTCTCTTAAACACATCAcaccataaaataaaaaataaaaccggCATgcaagcaaaaaagagagagagagagaaaggaaataagGAGGAAATTggtagagagaaagaaaatggcagCAGGAACTGGTCAGCATTTaaagcccccccccttccctccccagggaagaaggagaCACCAAGCAGACTGGAATCTCTTGCTCTAACCCCCTTGtcctcaattcactacatcaatCACAGTAAAGTCATCACAGGAGAGTTTGATAGTTTAAATGTGGCGGAGTCAAGTGGGGGGGGCCAACTCTCCCATCCTGCTTCCATCAGAGCAGGAAgaggggaagaaggaaaaaagggggagggggagaaccgaAGTTCCTTTCCACATAAGGCACAGGACAAAATAATAAAACCCCATTTACATACTCAAGGCGAATGGATTTCTTTTTTGCCGATGCAAATATGGTGACTTAAGCACAGAATTCATTAACAAAACCCCACTGCTGTACAAAATAAACTGTTAATGCTAAGTTTTATTCTTGTACAATTTGCAGACTGGAGCTGAAATGATTTGCTCTAAGTTTTAATGTTAAGACTGGGCTATAATACAACCAGGATGTGACGCCGAGTTGAGCTGgtacattaaaagaaaagaagagtcagacatgattTTAATACAGTTTCCAGAAAAATTATCGTCAGCGAGTTCTCCCGAAAcagaagaacaaaggaagagtggaGCCATGTTAAGAtgaggaacaaaaaaaaaaaaaaatttttttttaaggttaaaaaTGGGCAAAGTGGTTTATTccacagcaagaagaagaagaggaggaggaggaggaagatggcgcTTGGCGAGGAGGGAGCACGTTCAGCAGCACTTGCTCTTCCATCCCGTCACGCCACCGCCACTGCTGATATCTACATTTTCACTGTTGGGCTCTTTTACAGGGGTCTGCAACAAAGTGGCAAGACAGGGGTTAAGTCAGAATTGCAATGTTCCCTCAGCCAGTGAACATCAACAGCACAGCGACCAGGGTTCACATGAAGCTTTCCCAAACTCtttcggactacaacttccatcacccctagctagcaaggccagtggtcggggatgatgagaattgtagcccaaaagcatctggagaccCCAAGTTTAGGGAAACTCTTAATGGGCAACAAGCTTGTTCTCAGGGTACGTTACGTTATGGGCCTAGTCATGGCTCCCCGGCAGAGGGAAGGTCCCAGGTGCAgccagcagcatctccaggtaagcctGTCAGAGGccacacctgaaaccctggagagtcactgctgccagtcagggcagaCAGTACTGATCTCAATGGACCAGGAGCCTGACTTGTAATGAAGCAgctcttcctttctttcctgcACCAACATGCATGGTATTTAGCCACACACAGATTTCTATAGTGGCTCTGGATTgtgtccctcccctcccctctcccagcaACCCCGCAGGCTATTATACCTGGGgaaaggaatcacagaattggaagggactctgaggatcatctagtcctccccagtgcaatgcaggaatatgttgcTGTCTCTTATGGGGACTGAACTTGCCATCTTGGCACTGCCACACTTGAATCcaatgagctatccaggctcaagAGGCCGATATTGCAGCTCTAGGCAAAAGtcggggaggagggaaggggaagcaCAAATTGGGGGCCCATTTGCGCCACGGAGCCTCCATGGCTCTCAATCCAGTTCCCATTGTCCTGTTCCGCTcctgccccacctcccacccaGCAACCAAGCCCGCTCTTACCTTTCGAAGAATGTCTTCTGCTAACGTGAGGAATGCCTTCTCAATGTTAATATTTGCTTTTGCGCTAGTTTCAAAAAACCTAATACCGTGCTCCCTTGCAATCTaggaaaaaaggagaaaccaACAAATGCTTCACTGCTGCGTATCAGAAATGGGCGGCTGCCTCTGTCCTGCTGCCCAAACACACCCACAGCAGGGAGAAGAGATCCTTCAACctcagcaataaaaaaattacaaGGCAGGACAGGAATGTTCCCAAAGAAGTTTACATGCAAGAACATAAAACATTTGATACATATGGCATGTCTGCTAGACGCTCAAGTGAGCTGAGTGTGGTGAGCAGAGGCCTGTTCCAGGCTGGGTTGCTCTGCCTGCTAAAATTTAGAAAGACACAAAACTAACCCAGCAAAGGAGCTCCGTCTCTGAGTCAATATCGAACCACCGTGAGGATGTGCGGAGAGGACACTCAGGTGGCCCctaggagaacaggatgctcaactTATAAGACTGGGCTAGTTTACTTAAGGTGATTCACAGCCCTAGCCTGCGACACAAAATGTAGGTGCGCAGGCAACTCATGACCACTTGGGGTAACCCTGAGCTCCCTCCGGAAGCCGGGGATACTACTCTTTGAAGGGGTAGGGAAGAGGAGACAGACAGGAACGTTCACAAAGCTTTTCAAAGACTGGTCTGTGTGTTTGGGCATAACGAAAGGACAGCTCGGTGTAACAAATGCTAATGGGTTTTGCAACataagttactgtatttttcgctccataggacgcacctgaccataagatgcacctagtttttagagggagaaagcaagaaaaaaaaatattctgcgcagagcatgtaagcggctctcgcttttcttgctttaaaccttccgtccctcctcccgcttcgctgagaagccagcagagcaagagcaacAGCTGCGCAGCGCttcttctgctggcttcccagcaaagtGGGATGAGGGACAAAAGGGAGCCCTTacaagggagtgctgagcagagcctggcagcggctcttgctggcttttccgggaggtggcggaaggggcagggggcagcccgtcagtcccttctcccaccttgcggaaaagcccccaagagctgcacacacgctccGTGCGGcactttaaagggagcactgagcagagcctcccacctgcattcgctccataagacgcacacacatttccccttactttttaggagggaagtgCATCTTAtgcagcgaaaaatacagtaggtggCCTGGGCCTGTGGAAATCTGTGTCCTGAAGGCAGACCACCTGGTGACAGCTGCCCATAGGTGACTCCAAGCCCAGGGGTCTCCTCCTCGGCCCACTCTTTGCCACCTGCAGAGTCCAGCGGAACTGCCACTCACCTGTTCGCCTTTTGCTTTGGGCACCACCCTCTTGTCATCCATGTCGCACTTGTTACCTAGCAGCATCCTCTCCACATCTTCGTTGGCATGCTAGAGGGCGGAACCAGAGAAGAGCCCCGTAAGTCCTTCTTCCCTGCATTGCTCTACTCCCTCCAGAAAGCAAGGCTGACCTAGCTACGCCATCGTGAGTGGCCTGTCACACAGAACAGTATCTAGGAGAACCATGCAATCATAAATGATGGGTTGTTGTGTGATTCGGCTTCCATATTAGATTACtgcatgcgctctatgtggggctgcccttgaggacGGATCAGAAACTTCAACGGGTCCCCAGCACAGTGGTCAGAGCACTGGCTGGGGTCACCTTTAGAACTCAATGCCTGTTCTAAAACAgctggcccaattcaaggtgctaccATTAGTGTCCAAAGCCCCCGAAGGCTTACGCCCCAAATATCTGGGAGACTGTATCCATTCccacagaccctcttgggtgttaaggTCAAGCAGTTACCAAACCCTCAGAAGCTGGGTTGGCAAAGTGTCTTCTTTGTGGCATCTCCCTCTTCACAGAGATGCATGTGGCACCTTCCCTGgcgaatgctgaagatgcacctctatCCCCCGGcccttgacacctgagatgtaggACCCACCCTACTCCTGTGGATGTCATCTGCTTCAAATGGGTGTAACACAGAATAAAAGAATTgcagagctgtagtccaaccccctgcaattcagcaaTATTGGAGAGCGGCCAATACATTTATTGGTATGAATAGTAATAAgaataaatgtattatttaagAAGGCCAATGTCTTGAAAATTGGGAGAGAAAACACTGCTATTTTATGTCCGTTTGCTCCATTTAGTGCTTTGTTTCTAAAATAATTTCCCTGCTACCTTTCTGAGGACAGTCTACTCAAGGTGGTTCACTTTATCAAAACAGCATAAAAAAAGAGTTTATTTGTTACAATGCTAGACAGTAGCCCAGAAGTCCATTTCCCCAACCCCCTCTGCCCTACCTCTCAAGCTCATGCTCTGATGtgcccaataaataataataataataataataataataaataaattttatttataccccgtcctccccagccaagactgggctcaggccggctaacaccaggtataaaaacaattgattaaaatacaacttaaaaacaaaattaagtacaacattaaaatgcagcctcatttcagtagaaactcaaatcaaaaactttttggggatgaaaacgtcaaatcttcaccaaggccaactatccagactggtcctacgtgggccagaaaaaagccagggaagtccccaaataggagttccatcacagaaggcgaagggaaagaggggaaagggattACCgtaaattgattccaagccaaaggccaagtGGAACaagtctgtcttacaggccccgcggaaagaaatcagatcccgcagatctgtcatgagacagagcgttccaccaggccggagccagtgatgagaaggccctggctctggttgaggctaatctgacttccttagggcccgggacctctagggtgttgctatttatggaccttgaggctctccgtggggcataccgggagaggcggtcccgtaggtacaagggtccaaGGCCGTGAATCCCATGAAGGGGAAGGAGGCCTTCAGGTGCCAACTCCCAGATCTGAATGGGAGGCTGCTTCCAGAGAGGGGGGCCAAGTGAAGGCACCTAGGCATCAAATCTTGCCCCACTGGGCTGATTCTGCATATCaggaactttaacagggagaaatgtaaagtattgcacttgggcaaaaaaaatgagaggcacaaatacaagatgggggacacctggcttgagagcagtacatgtgaaaaggacctaggagtcttggttgaccacaaacttgacatgagccaacagtgtgacgcggcagctaaaaaagccaatgcaattctgggctgcatcaataggagtatagcatctagatcaagggaagtaatagtgccactgtattctgctctggtcagacctcacctggagtactgtgtccagttctgggcaccacagttcaagaaggacactgacaaactggaacgtgtccagaggagggcaaccaaaatggtcaaaggcctggaaacgatgccttatgaggaacggctaagggagctgggcatgtttagcctggagaagaggaggttaaggggtgatatgatagccatgttcaaatatataaaaggatgtcacatagaggagggagaaaggttgttttctgctgctccagagaagcggacacggagcaatggatccaaactacaagaaagaagattccacctaaacattaggaagaacttcctgacagtaagagctgttcgacagtggaatttgctgccaaggagtgtagtggagtctccttctttggcggtctttaagcagaggcttgacaaccatatgtcaggagtgctctgatggtgttttctgcttggcagggggttggactcgatggcccttgtggtctcttccaactctatgattctaggaaacaAGCCAGCCCTGTCTGTGCTGAGGGAGAGCTGCATGGTACTTCACaggaggattagacaatttcatggaggcTATCGGAGGCTACTAGGCAAGAGGGTCGTGCTCCACTTCCAGCAGGCTTTCCTTGCATAAGCACTTTCTGTTGAGGCAAACCTACCCTGCCCTGCTTTACCCGAGGGTGACTCTTTgccccccacacaaacacacagagctcTCGAAATGGACGGCATTaaggtccccaccccccacgACTCACCTCATCAATGTTTCTGAGCCATTTGCTGATGTTTTCAAAGCTTTTGGCATTGGTGATGTCATACACTAGCATGATTCCCATGGCACCTCGGTAGTAGGAGGTGGTGATGGTGTGAAACCGTTCCTGACCTGCTGTGTCCCTGTGGAGAGAAGCAGAGAACATGCagcactgcagcagcagccaggctTCAAGGGGGAAGCGCAGAACGGGGCCACAAAGGGCTTTCAGCACTCAATGCTCTACTGCCCTTGAAGACACCCAGTGGCTCCCCTTTGGAGAAGCAATGTCGGTTTCATGATACCCGTTTTGTGATTTTTGAattggcaatatatcacaaatcatggtatgtgttagggctgggcgatatatcattcaaaactggtttcaagtccatattgtgatactgGTTTCATGATTTTTGACCTGGCGATATATGATGTGTGTGCAAGCACTCTGCAAAAACCGtgcataataatagtaatagtaatagtaatagtaatagtaataataataataataataataataataataataataataatagtaataataatttatttataccccgcccatctggctgggtttccccagcctctctgggcggcttccaacagaatactaaaatacaataacctattaaacattaaaagcttccctaaacagggctgcctacagatgccatctaaaagtttggtatttttctcttttgcatctggtggaagggcgttccacagggtgggtgccactaccgagaaggccctctgcctggttccctgtaacttggcttctcgcaatgagggaaccaccataaggccctctgcgctggacctcagtgtccaggcagaacaatggaggtggagacgctccttcaggtctactggaccgaggccgtttagggctttaaaggtcagcaccaacactttgaattgtgctcggaaacatactgggagccagtgtaggcctttcaagaccggtgttatatggtctcagcggccgctcccagtcaccagtctagctgccgcattctggaaaCCAGCCAAAGCCTtgacatagctccatcctttatttcagacactgtggtatatcagtatattgcgatgtttagctggtgatatatcgtgatgtCGAAAACCAGCCCTAACCCTCATTACCATTTGAGTCCACACAGGATACTTCCCCACCGCCCTCTGCACAATAGAAACCTTCACCAGACAGCATGACAATAAAGGCCCCCATTCACCATGGCAGAATATCATCACCCAGCTGTAATGCTTCGTAGGAAACCTGGCAAGCACAGCCATGGGAATTCCTAACAGCAGGTCCGCTGTGCCCACCTATGCTGGCTTACCTCTGGGGCCATCTCTCCTTGAGCAACCCAAGGCATTTCTAGGCCAGGTGTGGAGGAAGAACAGAGTGCTTTAACCTCCATCTTTCAGACCACTGACTCGCCTATGACGACCAGGCAGGTGCTTACGTATAAACCTGCCCGTAGATAGGATGCACGTAGGCTGCACCAAATGTTTGTCTGTTTAGGTCAAAGGCAGACTTTGGGGCTGCAGAAGAATTGCCTGCAAATGCCTTAGTTGCAAGATCATTCAGCTTTCCCCCAGTCCTGTTTGCaggtctctctctccctgctgtggCTGATCTCTTCTCATTGTGTTGTCTTCCTCAATTAGTCACAGGGCACATACTGAATGTTATTTATGTTACATACTGTCTGGCTAATCGACCCTTTTCACTGTAGCCATGAGAGTCACAGAGCACTTCTTGACATTGCCAAAGCATCCCTTTTCGCATCAACATAACCCCCCCACAAATTCTGATGTGCCACTTACCATATCTGCAGTTTGATCTTCTTTCCTTGCAATTCAACTGTTTTGATCTTGAAATCTATCCctaaaatataaaagaaacaacaga is from Podarcis raffonei isolate rPodRaf1 chromosome 3, rPodRaf1.pri, whole genome shotgun sequence and encodes:
- the RAB10 gene encoding ras-related protein Rab-10 codes for the protein MAKKTYDLLFKLLLIGDSGVGKTCVLFRFSDDAFNTTFISTIGIDFKIKTVELQGKKIKLQIWDTAGQERFHTITTSYYRGAMGIMLVYDITNAKSFENISKWLRNIDEHANEDVERMLLGNKCDMDDKRVVPKAKGEQIAREHGIRFFETSAKANINIEKAFLTLAEDILRKTPVKEPNSENVDISSGGGVTGWKSKCC